GTATAATATCGCTCTGATTTCCAGGAGGGACCCGAATTGTCGAAAGTATGCGAAATCTGTGGAAAACGCCCGGTTACAGGCAACAACGTAAGCCACTCCCATAAACTCACCAAACGCCGCTGGCTGCCGAACCTTCAGGCCGTTCGCGTGGACGTGGACGGCAAAACCCGGCGCATGCGCGTGTGCACCTCTTGCATCCGTTCGGGGCGAGTGCGCAAAGCCGTCTAATCGTATAGCGCCTTTCTCCGGGACACACCGATTTCATGAGCGAAATCACCCGTCCGACCCGGATTGCTCTCAAAACATCTCTCTTTCGCAATTCTTTTCGCGTGGCTGTAATCGGTGGCGGTACCGCCGGCGAAGAAATCCTGGCGTTGGCCGAAAAAATGGGCCGTCTGATCGCAACCAGTGGTTATTTGCTGGTGTGCGGAGGTCTGGGCGGAGTCATGGAAGCCGCATCCAGGGGGGCGAAGTCCTGCGGCGGCACCGTACTGGGGATCCTGCCGGGCTCGGTTCGATCCGAAGCCAACCCCTGGGTGGATATCGCGATCACCACGGGATTGGGTCATCTGCGCAACGCCCTGGTGGTTGGCAATGCCGATGTCGTGGTGGCAATAGACGGCCGGCACGGAACCCTGTCCGAGATCGCCCACGCCCGTATTCAGAAAATTCCAGTCTTTGGACTCCGCACCTGGAACCTTCCACAGGTTCAACTTCTGGATAACCCGGAACAGGTAATCACGCAAATTCGCAAGTACCTTGAAGCCTGAAAACTATCGCGTCACCCTGGAATTTGACGGCACCAGCTATTCCGGCTGGCAATACCAGAACCCGGAAACTCCTACCATTCAAAGAGAAATCATGCGCGTCCTGCAGGTGATCGCCAAGAAACGCGTGGTAGTCACCGGAAGCAGCCGCACCGACGCGGGTGTGCATTCACGGGGACTGGTGGCCAATTTTCACCTCCCGGTCCGTATCCAGCCGGACTCATTGCAATTGGCCATGAACGCCTTATTGCCCAGAGACATTCGCGTTTCCACCTGTGAACGTGCCCACCCCAAATTCAACGCCCGCTTCGGCGCGTGCAGCAAAACCTATGAATACCGCATCTTTCGCGGCCGCACGCTTTCGCCCTTTGATTGCCGCTGGGTGACCCACATTCCCCAACCCCTGGATATTCGGGCCATGAAACGAGCCCTGCGTCATTTCAAAGGTTCGAAAGACTACTCCTCTTTCACTTCGGACACAGAGAAAAAAAACCGGGTGCGAACCATCAACCGCATCAGCCTGAAAAAACGGGGTGATACCCTGATCCTCACCGTAACCGGCCCCGCATTCCTGCGATACATGGTTCGCAACATTGCCGGCACGCTGATCGACGTGGGCCGGGGAAAGATCGAAGCCGCGGACATCCCGGCAATTTTTGCCGCCAGAGACCGGCGGCGCTCCGGCCGGACTGCCCCCGCCCGGGGGCTGACCCTTCAGCGCGTAGACTACTGAAGCCGCTTTACTCATCCGGGGAAATTTCATATAATCGATCCATGCGCGTGTTTATCGGGATCAAGCCCGAAGGGGAGTTTTTAAACCAACTGGAAGCGGCTGTCGCCCCCCTGCGCCGAGAATTTCCCGGCTTGAATTGGGTCCCATCCCGGAACCGCCACTTGACCCTGCGCTTTCTCGGTGAGATAACCGACAAAGTGCTGAATGCGCTATGCGGACGCCTGGATGCCTTTCCGCCGCGGGTGGATCCATTCTCCATTCAAATCGACCGGTTGGGCGGATTTTCCGGCAGATCCGGCCTGCGTGTTGTCTGGGCGGGTATCCAGTCTTCTTTCCGCCTGGAAAAGCTGAAGAACTGGCTGGAGAAACAACTGGGCGATATGGGAATTGCCGCTGAGGATCGCCCATTTCATGCCCACATCACCCTGGCCCGCATCAGCAAACCCCTTACCGACCCGACTCTGCCACAAAAACTTCACCAAGCACGCCTGCCGGACTTGACTTTCCCGGTCGCTACCGTCCACCTGTTTCAAAGTCGCCTCTCCGCCAACGGACCACTCTACTCGATTCTAAAGGAGGTACCCCTTGAGCACGCATGAGTGGACTTTTCTTTTATCTTCTTTGCTGCTTGGATCCGTACCTTTCGGCTACCTCCTGTGTATTCTGATCACGCGGCGTGACATCCGCAAGGAAGGCAGCGGCAACATCGGCGCCACCAATGTGTTGCGCACACTCGGACCGCTGGGCGGCGCGGCCACATTGCTGTTGGACATTCTCAAAGGCGCCTTACCGGTTTTGTACGGCCTTCATCATTTCTACAGTCCCTACCTGGTGTTGGCAGGCGGAGCCGCCGCCATTCTCGGTCACATGTATTCTCCATTTCTGAAGTTTCGCGGTGGCAAGGGCGTATCGACATTCCTGGGTGTTTTTGCCGTGCTTCACCCGTGGTCGGCCGTACTGTTCTTGGCGGGATTCTTTGCTGTTTTTTACTTTACGCGCCTGGCATCCGCCGCCTCTCTGACCGGTGTCGGTGTCGTTTTCTTTAGCCATCTGGTTACTCGGGTACCGATGATTTCCATGATTGTACTCTCTCTGGTTGTCTTGATCTTTCTTCGCCACCGCCACAACATCAATGCCATTATCCGGGGAACGGAACGGCGGCTCCAATTGGGGAAATCCACACATGAATAAGATCCTGGTTGTCGGGGCCGGCTCCTGGGGCACGGCCTTTGCAGATTACCTCGCGCGTACACTCGGGCCCGTGCGGATTTGGGTACGCGAAGAAGAGGTGCTCCGCTCCATACGTGAAAACAAAGAGAACACACGCTTTCTTGCCGGTTTTCCCCTGTCGCGGAACCTGGTGGCCGTGGATGATTTGGAAACAGAGGCGGCAAATGCCGACATTCTGGTTCATGCGGTTCCATCCAAGTTCTCCCGCGGCATTTTTGAACGCCTGCGCGCCGTATTTGATCACCAGGTGATCGTCAACCTGAGCAAGGGTTTTGAAGCTTCTTCATTGATGACCCTTTCTCAATTGGCCCGGGACGTAATGGGCGACCGCATCATCAGTCAGTGGGTCACCATTTCCGGGCCCTCATTCGCGCGTGAGCTGGCCCAGCACCACCCCACCGCGGTAGTCGCCGTTTCCCACATCGACACCCTGCTGGAGGATATTCAGCAATCCTTCTCTTCTCCACACCTGCGCATCTACCGCAACACTGATCTGGCGGGCATTGAGGTGGCCGCATCCATGAAAAACGTCATGGCCATCGCTTCCGGGATCATCCATGGATCCGGATACGGGTACAATACCACTGCATCCCTCATCACCCGCGCCACCGTGGAAATCGCTCGCCTGGGGGGACGATTGGGCGGACGCAAAGAGACATTCTGGGGCCTGGCCGGTATCGGCGACCTCATGCTTACCTGTTTTGGACCCCTGTCACGCAATTTTCAACTCGGGGTGCAAGTGGCTTCCGGGCGTAGCCTGAACGAGATCGAAGACGAGATGGTCATGATCGCCGAGGGCGTGGAAACCACGCGTGCCGCATACAACCTGGCCAAGCGGCTCGAGATTGAAATGCCCATTACCGAAAAAGTATATGAAGTCCTGTTCCAGAATAAAAACCCACGCTCCGCCCTTCAGGAACTCATGCAACGGAGACTGAAACCCGAGTGAACCACAAATTGCGCTACTTTGTAAACGGTGACTCGCGGATTTTTAGCCTGGAAGGCGATGAAGTCCGAGTGGGCAAACTGAAAAACATGGATATCTGTTTGGAAGACGCCACGGTATCCCGCCAACATTGCCGCCTGGTTTTTTCACGCAAGGGATGGGAAATTTGCGACTCAGACAGCACCAATGGTACCTTTGTCAACGGCCGCAGAATCCAACGCAAACTTTTGAAACCGGGAGACGAGATATCCATCGGCCGGGCTCGCATGCGTTACCTGGTGGAATCCACTCCGCAGCAATTCCATGACAGCACGGATCAGAAAATCTCCATGGTTCTGCCTGTAAGCAAAACCTTCAAAGTTCACGAAAGAGACAACCTGAAGCGTGAATTAAGCCATCTGGC
The genomic region above belongs to Candidatus Aminicenantes bacterium and contains:
- the truA gene encoding tRNA pseudouridine(38-40) synthase TruA, yielding MKPENYRVTLEFDGTSYSGWQYQNPETPTIQREIMRVLQVIAKKRVVVTGSSRTDAGVHSRGLVANFHLPVRIQPDSLQLAMNALLPRDIRVSTCERAHPKFNARFGACSKTYEYRIFRGRTLSPFDCRWVTHIPQPLDIRAMKRALRHFKGSKDYSSFTSDTEKKNRVRTINRISLKKRGDTLILTVTGPAFLRYMVRNIAGTLIDVGRGKIEAADIPAIFAARDRRRSGRTAPARGLTLQRVDY
- the plsY gene encoding glycerol-3-phosphate 1-O-acyltransferase; this translates as MSTHEWTFLLSSLLLGSVPFGYLLCILITRRDIRKEGSGNIGATNVLRTLGPLGGAATLLLDILKGALPVLYGLHHFYSPYLVLAGGAAAILGHMYSPFLKFRGGKGVSTFLGVFAVLHPWSAVLFLAGFFAVFYFTRLASAASLTGVGVVFFSHLVTRVPMISMIVLSLVVLIFLRHRHNINAIIRGTERRLQLGKSTHE
- the thpR gene encoding RNA 2',3'-cyclic phosphodiesterase, with the protein product MRVFIGIKPEGEFLNQLEAAVAPLRREFPGLNWVPSRNRHLTLRFLGEITDKVLNALCGRLDAFPPRVDPFSIQIDRLGGFSGRSGLRVVWAGIQSSFRLEKLKNWLEKQLGDMGIAAEDRPFHAHITLARISKPLTDPTLPQKLHQARLPDLTFPVATVHLFQSRLSANGPLYSILKEVPLEHA
- the rpmB gene encoding 50S ribosomal protein L28 yields the protein MSKVCEICGKRPVTGNNVSHSHKLTKRRWLPNLQAVRVDVDGKTRRMRVCTSCIRSGRVRKAV
- a CDS encoding NAD(P)-dependent glycerol-3-phosphate dehydrogenase, producing MPLSGERNGGSNWGNPHMNKILVVGAGSWGTAFADYLARTLGPVRIWVREEEVLRSIRENKENTRFLAGFPLSRNLVAVDDLETEAANADILVHAVPSKFSRGIFERLRAVFDHQVIVNLSKGFEASSLMTLSQLARDVMGDRIISQWVTISGPSFARELAQHHPTAVVAVSHIDTLLEDIQQSFSSPHLRIYRNTDLAGIEVAASMKNVMAIASGIIHGSGYGYNTTASLITRATVEIARLGGRLGGRKETFWGLAGIGDLMLTCFGPLSRNFQLGVQVASGRSLNEIEDEMVMIAEGVETTRAAYNLAKRLEIEMPITEKVYEVLFQNKNPRSALQELMQRRLKPE
- a CDS encoding TIGR00725 family protein, yielding MSEITRPTRIALKTSLFRNSFRVAVIGGGTAGEEILALAEKMGRLIATSGYLLVCGGLGGVMEAASRGAKSCGGTVLGILPGSVRSEANPWVDIAITTGLGHLRNALVVGNADVVVAIDGRHGTLSEIAHARIQKIPVFGLRTWNLPQVQLLDNPEQVITQIRKYLEA